In Trichocoleus desertorum NBK24, the following are encoded in one genomic region:
- a CDS encoding pentapeptide repeat-containing protein, whose protein sequence is MANPEHLALLERGVADWNQWWTTHATSSPHLEGVSIGIINLRDANLSQINLSGINLEAADLCLTNFEATNLHRAQLMRASLYTANLYKAKLREANLSKADLREVNLRHADLCMANLTEANLSQSDLEGATLYTATLCKANLREANLYRADLREADLSVAKLREANLSMANLSMANLCMADFIGATLHEANLSMANLSMANLCMANLMGTTLYKAMLIGANCIGTNLYKANLNQANLSKADLREATLSQANLSRADLSNANLCMTNLRGANLKGACLAGANLNCVTLEGANLSGANLNKATLEGACLRGAIMPDGFSLSSI, encoded by the coding sequence ATGGCAAATCCGGAACACCTTGCTTTGCTGGAGCGAGGAGTAGCTGATTGGAATCAGTGGTGGACGACCCACGCTACAAGTAGTCCGCATTTAGAGGGTGTCTCTATAGGCATCATTAACCTCAGAGATGCCAACCTGAGTCAGATAAATTTGAGTGGCATCAATTTAGAAGCGGCTGATCTTTGCCTAACTAACTTTGAGGCAACTAACCTGCATCGCGCTCAGTTGATGCGAGCCAGCCTCTACACCGCTAACTTGTATAAAGCCAAGCTGAGAGAAGCCAACTTGAGCAAGGCTGACCTACGGGAAGTGAACTTGCGCCATGCCGATCTCTGTATGGCAAATCTGACAGAAGCTAATCTCAGTCAATCGGATTTGGAAGGGGCAACCCTTTACACTGCGACTCTGTGTAAGGCCAACTTGAGAGAAGCGAATCTCTACAGGGCTGACTTGCGGGAAGCAGACTTGAGTGTGGCAAAGCTGCGGGAGGCCAACTTGAGTATGGCCAACCTGAGTATGGCTAACCTGTGCATGGCTGACTTTATTGGTGCTACCCTGCACGAAGCCAATCTGAGTATGGCTAATCTGAGTATGGCTAATCTGTGCATGGCTAACTTGATGGGCACAACCCTTTATAAGGCGATGCTGATTGGGGCAAATTGTATTGGCACTAACCTGTACAAAGCCAACCTCAATCAGGCCAATCTGAGCAAAGCTGATTTGCGGGAGGCCACCTTAAGCCAAGCTAATTTGAGTCGGGCTGATCTGAGCAATGCCAACTTGTGTATGACCAATTTGCGCGGAGCTAACCTCAAAGGCGCTTGTCTAGCGGGTGCGAATCTCAACTGTGTCACCTTGGAGGGAGCCAATCTATCAGGAGCCAATCTCAATAAAGCCACTTTAGAAGGGGCTTGTCTGCGAGGGGCCATTATGCCTGACGGATTTAGCCTTAGCTCAATTTAA
- a CDS encoding DUF2834 domain-containing protein encodes MGRKLGLWLLWGGAIAYAFLLAPPNQPDTLTLIQKLSTGDWDGINPLIIALFNIMGIWPMIYGCLLLIDGRTQKIPAWPFVAGSFGVGAFALLPYLALRHPNSDFAGPKTAVIKLLDSRWTGVVLALGTIALVSYGAIAGDWSDFVAQWQTSRFIHVMSLDFCLLCLLFPTVLGDDMARRGLEDSRIFWAASLPLLGPVIYLALRPPLKSSEADAAPASPSQTTATSPR; translated from the coding sequence ATGGGTAGAAAACTAGGACTTTGGCTACTTTGGGGTGGAGCGATCGCCTATGCATTTTTGCTAGCGCCTCCCAACCAACCAGACACGCTGACATTAATTCAAAAGCTGTCTACAGGCGACTGGGATGGCATTAACCCCTTGATTATTGCTTTGTTCAATATCATGGGCATCTGGCCGATGATCTACGGTTGCTTGCTACTGATCGACGGCAGAACGCAAAAAATTCCTGCTTGGCCCTTTGTCGCGGGGTCATTCGGGGTTGGAGCCTTTGCGCTGCTGCCTTACTTAGCTCTGCGCCACCCCAATTCGGACTTTGCTGGCCCTAAAACTGCTGTAATCAAATTGCTGGACTCCCGTTGGACAGGGGTAGTTCTAGCTTTAGGGACGATCGCATTAGTTAGCTATGGCGCGATCGCTGGCGACTGGAGTGATTTTGTAGCGCAATGGCAAACCAGCCGCTTTATTCATGTCATGAGCCTAGATTTTTGCTTGCTGTGCCTGCTGTTCCCGACAGTCCTAGGAGATGACATGGCTCGTCGGGGGCTAGAAGATTCTCGGATCTTTTGGGCCGCTTCATTACCCCTGCTAGGCCCTGTGATCTACCTGGCGCTGCGGCCTCCACTCAAAAGTTCTGAAGCAGACGCAGCCCCAGCTTCTCCCTCCCAAACTACCGCTACAAGCCCACGCTAG
- a CDS encoding pentapeptide repeat-containing protein has product MEVSYLLKCYEMGSRDFAGVDLRGADLSGATLIDINLEGANLTGANLSRAFLTKANLNGTFLNWANLSFAKLSEGCLVDADLTKANLNGAFLVKADLAKAKLSAAKLSSANLRNVNLQRANLCGATLQGANLRNAILKGVNLNWANLRGARLSGAVLQGAFLNGVNLAGAFLNGVELRGVDLSGVNLSEAKLSGADLQEANLSTANFTEAKLRGVNLTGADLTGANLNRAYLGRAELDWSDLSRADLSQADLSDASVLGVKIEGTEFSGVTLPEMTRRYLCLVANGHTAWSQKKTQETLNCDQG; this is encoded by the coding sequence ATGGAAGTTAGTTATTTGCTCAAATGCTATGAAATGGGAAGTCGAGATTTCGCTGGTGTGGACCTCAGGGGGGCGGACCTGAGTGGAGCAACCCTAATTGACATCAATTTGGAAGGCGCTAACCTGACTGGAGCTAACCTCAGTCGAGCCTTCTTAACCAAAGCTAACCTCAACGGTACCTTTCTCAATTGGGCTAATCTGAGCTTTGCCAAACTGAGTGAAGGTTGTTTAGTCGATGCTGACTTAACCAAAGCCAACCTGAATGGTGCCTTTCTAGTGAAAGCGGATTTAGCCAAAGCGAAGCTCAGTGCGGCTAAATTAAGTAGCGCCAACTTGCGGAACGTAAACTTGCAGCGAGCCAATCTCTGTGGCGCTACGCTACAAGGGGCAAATCTCCGCAACGCCATTCTCAAAGGAGTCAACCTCAACTGGGCTAACTTGCGCGGCGCGCGGCTGAGTGGGGCTGTGCTACAGGGGGCTTTCCTAAATGGGGTAAACTTGGCAGGGGCTTTCCTGAATGGGGTGGAGCTGAGAGGAGTAGACCTCAGCGGCGTCAATCTCAGTGAGGCGAAGTTAAGTGGCGCTGATTTGCAGGAGGCAAATCTGTCCACCGCAAATTTTACTGAAGCCAAGCTTCGGGGCGTCAATCTCACCGGAGCCGACTTGACAGGGGCGAACCTAAATCGAGCTTATCTCGGTCGCGCCGAACTGGATTGGAGCGATCTCAGTCGAGCGGATTTGAGCCAAGCGGATTTGAGTGATGCCAGTGTTTTAGGCGTCAAGATTGAAGGCACAGAATTTAGTGGAGTCACCTTACCCGAGATGACCCGCCGCTACCTGTGTTTGGTCGCCAACGGCCATACGGCTTGGAGCCAAAAAAAAACTCAAGAAACCCTGAACTGTGATCAGGGCTAG